One stretch of Aythya fuligula isolate bAytFul2 chromosome 24, bAytFul2.pri, whole genome shotgun sequence DNA includes these proteins:
- the EZH1 gene encoding histone-lysine N-methyltransferase EZH1 isoform X2: MEIATPPTSKCIIYWKRKVKSEYMRLRQLKRFQANMGAKALFVANFAKVHEKTQILNEDWKKLRVQPVQLMKPVSGHPFLKQCTVESIFPGFPSQTLYMRTLNTVALVPIMYSWSPLQQNFMVEDETVLCNIPYMGDEVKEEDETFIEELINNYDGKVHGEEEMISGSVLISDAVFLELVNALNQYSDEEEEGHNDSEAKQEDGKEELPVTRKRKRTAAEGNKKCSKKRFPNDMIFTAISSMFPEYGFPDDMKERYRELTEVSDPNVLPPQCTPNIDGPCAKSVQREQSLHSFHTLFCRRCFKYDCFLHPFHATPNVYKRKNRETKIEPDPCGADCFLWLEGAKEFAALHNPRSKCSGRRRRRHHVVSASCSNTPALAETREGDSDRDTGNEWASSSSEANSRCQTPTKQKLSPASSQLFAVETQQEPVEWTGAEESLFRVFHGTYFNNFCSIARLLGTKTCKQVFQFAVKESLITKLPTNELMNPSQKKKRKHRLWAAHCRKIQLKKDNSPTQVYNYQPCDHPEHPCDSSCPCIMTQNFCEKFCQCNPDCQNRFPGCRCKTQCNTKQCPCYLAVRECDPDLCLTCGASEHWDCKVVSCKNCSIQRGLKKHLLLAPSDVAGWGTFIKESVQKNEFISEYCGELISQDEADRRGKVYDKYMSSFLFNLNNDFVVDATRKGNKIRFANHSVNPNCYAKVVMVNGDHRIGIFAKRAIQAGEELFFDYRYSQADALKYVGIERETDII, from the exons atgGAAATCGCCACTCCTCCGACGTCGAAGTGTATCATatactggaaaaggaaagtcAAGTCCGAATACATGCGGCTTCGGCAGCTCAAGAGGTTTCAGGCGAACATGGGAGCCAAG GCTCTTTTTGTGGCCAACTTTGCAAAGGTTCACGAAAAGACTCAAATTCTGAACGAAGACTGGAAGAAGCTTCGAGTTCAGCCAGTGCAGTTGATGAAGCCGGTCAGCGGGCACCCCTTCCTAAAACAG TGTACCGTGGAGAGCATTTTTCCAGGATTTCCAAGCCAGACGCTGTACATGAGGACGCTGAACACCGTGGCTCTGGTGCCCATCATGTACTCCTGGTCCCCCCTTCAGCAGAACTTCATG GTGGAGGATGAAACTGTTCTGTGCAATATCCCATACATGGGAGATGAGGTGAAGGAAGAGGATGAAACCTTCATTGAAGAGCTCATTAATAACTACGATGGGAAGGTTCACGGAGAGGAAG aaatgatttcAGGGTCGGTCCTCATCAGCGACGCTGTGTTCCTGGAGCTGGTGAACGCCCTCAATCAGTACTcggacgaggaggaggaaggacacAACGATTCTGAGGCTAAGCAGGAGGATGGGAAAGAGGAGCTGCCGGTCACGAGGAAGAGGAAACGAACTGCAGCGGAAG gTAACAAGAAGTGTTCAAAGAAGCGGTTTCCAAACGACATGATTTTCACTGCCATTTCTTCCATGTTCCCCGAGTACGGCTTTCCAGATGACATGAAAGAGAG GTACCGAGAGCTCACGGAGGTGTCGGACCCGAATGTGCTGCCCCCGCAGTGCACCCCCAACATCGACGGGCCCTGCGCGAAGTCGGTGCAGCGCGAGCAGTCCCTGCACTCCTTCCACACGCTCTTCTGCCGGCGCTGCTTCAAATACGACTGCTTTCTGCACC cttttcacgCTACTCCCAATGTGTACAAACGAAAGAACAGAGAGACGAAAATCGAGCCGGACCCTTGTGGAGCAGACTGTTTCCTCTGGCTG GAAGGAGCCAAGGAGTTCGCTGCGCTGCACAACCCGCGGTCCAAGTGCTCGGGCAGGCGCCGCCGGAGGCACCATGTGGTCAGCGCTTCCTGCTCAAACACCCCGGCCCTCGCTGAGACAAGGGAGGGAGACAGCGACAGAGACACGGGCAATGAGTGGGCCTCTAGTTCCTCGG AGGCAAACTCCCGCTGCCAGACCCCCACCAAGCAGAAGCTGAGCCCGGCCTCGTCCCAGCTGTTTGCGGTGGAGACGCAGCAGGAGCCGGTGGAGTGGACGGGAGCCGAGGAGTCTCTCTTCCGCGTCTTCCACGGGACCTACTTCAACAACTTCTGCTCCAttgccaggctgctggggacgAAGACGTGCAAGCAG gtcTTTCAGTTTGCAGTTAAAGAATCGCTTATAACAAAGCTGCCAACAAACGAATTAATGAATCCAtcccagaagaagaaaaggaagcacaG GCTGTGGGCTGCGCACTGCAGGAAGATCCAGCTGAAGAAAG ATAACTCGCCTACCCAGGTGTACAACTACCAGCCCTGTGACCACCCCGAACACCCCTGTGACAGCTCCTGCCCTTGCATCATGACCCAGAACTTCTGCGAGAAGTTCTGCCAGTGCAACCCTGACT GTCAGAATCGCTTCCCGGGCTGCCGCTGCAAAACCCAGTGCAACACCAAGCAGTGCCCCTGCTACCTGGCCGTGAGGGAGTGCGACCCGGACCTCTGCCTGACCTGCGGGGCTTCGGAGCACTGGGACTGCAAGGTGGTCTCCTGCAAGAACTGCAGCATCCAGCGAGGTCTCAAAAAG CACTTGTTGCTGGCACCTTCGGATGTCGCTGGCTGGGGGACTTTCATCAAGGAGTCCGTGCAGAAGAACGAATTCATCTCGGAGTACTGCGGGGAG cttaTTTCGCAGGATGAGGCTGACCGGCGGGGAAAGGTCTACGACAAGTACATGTCGAGTTTCCTCTTCAACCTCAACAATG ATTTTGTCGTCGACGCCACTCGCAAGGGAAACAAAATCCGCTTTGCCAACCACTCCGTGAACCCCAATTGCTACGCCAAAG TTGTGATGGTGAATGGAGACCACCGGATAGGAATCTTTGCCAAGAGGGCCATCCAGGCGGGAGAGGAGCTCTTCTTCGATTACCG GTACAGCCAGGCAGACGCCTTGAAGTACGTCGGCATAGAGAGGGAGACGGATATCATCTAG
- the VPS25 gene encoding vacuolar protein-sorting-associated protein 25: protein MSFAWPWQYSFPPFFTLQPNGETRQKQLAAWCALALAYSRRHRLPAMTVREAQDSPLFANRRLQRKLPLESIQVVLEELRKNGNLEWLDKNKTSFLIMWRRPEEWGKLIYQWVSKNGLTNSVFTLYELVSGDDTADEEFHGLDEAMLLRALQALQQEHKAEIITLDDGRGVKFF from the exons atgAGCTTCGCGTGGCCGTGGCAGTACAGCTTCCCGCCCTTCTTCAC GCTGCAGCCCAACGGCGAGACGCGGCAGAAGCAGCTGGCGGCCTGGTGCGCGCTGGCGCTCGCCTACAGCCGGCGGCACCGGCTGCCCGCCATGACGGTGCGGGAGGCGCAGGACAGCCCCCTGTTCGCCAACCGCCGCCTGCAGC GGAAGCTGCCGCTGGAGTCCATCcaggtggtgctggaggagctccGCAAAAACG GGAACCTGGAGTGGTTGGacaagaacaaaaccagctTCCTCATCATGTGGAGGAGACCCGAGGAGTGGGGAAAGCTCATCTACCAGTGG GTGTCGAAGAACGGTTTGACCAACTCCGTCTTCACGCTGTACGAGCTGGTCAGCGGCGACGACACTGCAGATGAAG AGTTCCACGGGCTGGATGAGGCCATGCTGCTTCGTGCCCTgcaagccctgcagcaggagcacaagGCTGAAATCATCACGCTGGACGACGGCCGAGGCGTCAAGTTCTTCTGA
- the CCR10 gene encoding C-C chemokine receptor type 10 — protein sequence METAATTDFYSWEYDPAWDDGMLPELCEKQEVQGFARTYQPAVYLLLLLLGTVGNGLVLLTHTRYRRAHSVTDVCLLHLALSDLLLLLTLPFAVTVTLQGWAPGTAACRALQGIYALNFYGGFLFLTCISVDRYVAIVRVPAACRLRPRARRHGWLTAGLAWLLATLLALPQFIYGRAEQHQDLRICRVVFPPAVSRAARGATNLAQVVLGFAVPFLVMASCYAAVARTLLAARGTQPHRALRVLLALVLVFVALQLPHSLMVLLDTAELLASWEVSCAQSRRKDLALLITGGLAYLRCCLNPLLYAFLGQRFRRELWLLASDAGCVGPIDPRCPGCPSPRRRSSLSTCQDVA from the coding sequence ATGGAGACAGCGGCCACCACCGACTTCTACTCCTGGGAGTACGACCCCGCGTGGGACGACGGCATGCTGCCCGAGCTGTGCGAGAAGCAGGAGGTGCAGGGCTTCGCCCGCACCTACCAGCCGGCCGTctacctgctgctcctgctcctgggcacGGTGGGCAACGGGCTGGTGCTGCTCACGCACACCCGCTACCGCCGGGCGCACAGCGTCACCGACGTCTGCCTCCTGCACCTCGCCCTCTCCgacctcctgctgctcctcacgCTGCCCTTCGCCGTCACCGTCACGCTGCAGGGCTGGGCCCCGGGCACGGCCGCCTGCAGGGCGCTGCAGGGCATTTACGCCCTCAATTTCTACGGGggcttcctcttcctcacctgCATCAGCGTGGACCGCTACGTAGCCATCGTGCGGGTGCCGGCCGCTTGCCGCCTGCGCCCGCGGGCTCGCCGCCACGGCTGGCTGACGGCGGGGCTGGCCTggctgctggccacgctgctggCGCTGCCCCAGTTCATCTACGGCCGAGCGGAGCAGCACCAGGACCTCCGGATTTGCCGCGTCGTCTTCCCCCCGGCGGTCTCGCGGGCGGCCCGGGGGGCCACCAACCTGGCGCAGGTCGTGCTGGGCTTCGCGGTGCCCTTCCTGGTGATGGCGAGCTGCTACGCGGCCGTGGCTCGGACGCTGCTGGCGGCTCGGGGCACCCAACCCCACCGGGCTCTGcgggtgctgctggccctcGTGCTGGTCTTCgtggccctgcagctgccccacagcctgATGGTGCTGCTGGATACGGCCGAGCTGCTGGCCAGCTGGGAGGTGAGCTGCGCCCAGAGCCGCCGCAAGGACCTGGCGCTGCTGATCACCGGCGGGCTGGCGTACCTGCGCTGCTGCCTCAACCCCCTGCTCTACGCCTTCCTGGGGCAGCGTTTCCGCcgggagctgtggctgctggccAGCGATGCCGGCTGCGTGGGGCCCATCGACCCGCGCTGCCCCGGCTGCCCCAGTCCCCGCCGGCGTTCGTCGCTCTCCACCTGCCAGGACGTGGCGTAG
- the EZH1 gene encoding histone-lysine N-methyltransferase EZH1 isoform X1 translates to MRGAQGSAASPGAMAEEKMEIATPPTSKCIIYWKRKVKSEYMRLRQLKRFQANMGAKALFVANFAKVHEKTQILNEDWKKLRVQPVQLMKPVSGHPFLKQCTVESIFPGFPSQTLYMRTLNTVALVPIMYSWSPLQQNFMVEDETVLCNIPYMGDEVKEEDETFIEELINNYDGKVHGEEEMISGSVLISDAVFLELVNALNQYSDEEEEGHNDSEAKQEDGKEELPVTRKRKRTAAEGNKKCSKKRFPNDMIFTAISSMFPEYGFPDDMKERYRELTEVSDPNVLPPQCTPNIDGPCAKSVQREQSLHSFHTLFCRRCFKYDCFLHPFHATPNVYKRKNRETKIEPDPCGADCFLWLEGAKEFAALHNPRSKCSGRRRRRHHVVSASCSNTPALAETREGDSDRDTGNEWASSSSEANSRCQTPTKQKLSPASSQLFAVETQQEPVEWTGAEESLFRVFHGTYFNNFCSIARLLGTKTCKQVFQFAVKESLITKLPTNELMNPSQKKKRKHRLWAAHCRKIQLKKDNSPTQVYNYQPCDHPEHPCDSSCPCIMTQNFCEKFCQCNPDCQNRFPGCRCKTQCNTKQCPCYLAVRECDPDLCLTCGASEHWDCKVVSCKNCSIQRGLKKHLLLAPSDVAGWGTFIKESVQKNEFISEYCGELISQDEADRRGKVYDKYMSSFLFNLNNDFVVDATRKGNKIRFANHSVNPNCYAKVVMVNGDHRIGIFAKRAIQAGEELFFDYRYSQADALKYVGIERETDII, encoded by the exons ATGCGCGGTGCGCAGGGGAGCGCGGCCTCCCCCGGCGCGATGGCCGAGGA aaaaatgGAAATCGCCACTCCTCCGACGTCGAAGTGTATCATatactggaaaaggaaagtcAAGTCCGAATACATGCGGCTTCGGCAGCTCAAGAGGTTTCAGGCGAACATGGGAGCCAAG GCTCTTTTTGTGGCCAACTTTGCAAAGGTTCACGAAAAGACTCAAATTCTGAACGAAGACTGGAAGAAGCTTCGAGTTCAGCCAGTGCAGTTGATGAAGCCGGTCAGCGGGCACCCCTTCCTAAAACAG TGTACCGTGGAGAGCATTTTTCCAGGATTTCCAAGCCAGACGCTGTACATGAGGACGCTGAACACCGTGGCTCTGGTGCCCATCATGTACTCCTGGTCCCCCCTTCAGCAGAACTTCATG GTGGAGGATGAAACTGTTCTGTGCAATATCCCATACATGGGAGATGAGGTGAAGGAAGAGGATGAAACCTTCATTGAAGAGCTCATTAATAACTACGATGGGAAGGTTCACGGAGAGGAAG aaatgatttcAGGGTCGGTCCTCATCAGCGACGCTGTGTTCCTGGAGCTGGTGAACGCCCTCAATCAGTACTcggacgaggaggaggaaggacacAACGATTCTGAGGCTAAGCAGGAGGATGGGAAAGAGGAGCTGCCGGTCACGAGGAAGAGGAAACGAACTGCAGCGGAAG gTAACAAGAAGTGTTCAAAGAAGCGGTTTCCAAACGACATGATTTTCACTGCCATTTCTTCCATGTTCCCCGAGTACGGCTTTCCAGATGACATGAAAGAGAG GTACCGAGAGCTCACGGAGGTGTCGGACCCGAATGTGCTGCCCCCGCAGTGCACCCCCAACATCGACGGGCCCTGCGCGAAGTCGGTGCAGCGCGAGCAGTCCCTGCACTCCTTCCACACGCTCTTCTGCCGGCGCTGCTTCAAATACGACTGCTTTCTGCACC cttttcacgCTACTCCCAATGTGTACAAACGAAAGAACAGAGAGACGAAAATCGAGCCGGACCCTTGTGGAGCAGACTGTTTCCTCTGGCTG GAAGGAGCCAAGGAGTTCGCTGCGCTGCACAACCCGCGGTCCAAGTGCTCGGGCAGGCGCCGCCGGAGGCACCATGTGGTCAGCGCTTCCTGCTCAAACACCCCGGCCCTCGCTGAGACAAGGGAGGGAGACAGCGACAGAGACACGGGCAATGAGTGGGCCTCTAGTTCCTCGG AGGCAAACTCCCGCTGCCAGACCCCCACCAAGCAGAAGCTGAGCCCGGCCTCGTCCCAGCTGTTTGCGGTGGAGACGCAGCAGGAGCCGGTGGAGTGGACGGGAGCCGAGGAGTCTCTCTTCCGCGTCTTCCACGGGACCTACTTCAACAACTTCTGCTCCAttgccaggctgctggggacgAAGACGTGCAAGCAG gtcTTTCAGTTTGCAGTTAAAGAATCGCTTATAACAAAGCTGCCAACAAACGAATTAATGAATCCAtcccagaagaagaaaaggaagcacaG GCTGTGGGCTGCGCACTGCAGGAAGATCCAGCTGAAGAAAG ATAACTCGCCTACCCAGGTGTACAACTACCAGCCCTGTGACCACCCCGAACACCCCTGTGACAGCTCCTGCCCTTGCATCATGACCCAGAACTTCTGCGAGAAGTTCTGCCAGTGCAACCCTGACT GTCAGAATCGCTTCCCGGGCTGCCGCTGCAAAACCCAGTGCAACACCAAGCAGTGCCCCTGCTACCTGGCCGTGAGGGAGTGCGACCCGGACCTCTGCCTGACCTGCGGGGCTTCGGAGCACTGGGACTGCAAGGTGGTCTCCTGCAAGAACTGCAGCATCCAGCGAGGTCTCAAAAAG CACTTGTTGCTGGCACCTTCGGATGTCGCTGGCTGGGGGACTTTCATCAAGGAGTCCGTGCAGAAGAACGAATTCATCTCGGAGTACTGCGGGGAG cttaTTTCGCAGGATGAGGCTGACCGGCGGGGAAAGGTCTACGACAAGTACATGTCGAGTTTCCTCTTCAACCTCAACAATG ATTTTGTCGTCGACGCCACTCGCAAGGGAAACAAAATCCGCTTTGCCAACCACTCCGTGAACCCCAATTGCTACGCCAAAG TTGTGATGGTGAATGGAGACCACCGGATAGGAATCTTTGCCAAGAGGGCCATCCAGGCGGGAGAGGAGCTCTTCTTCGATTACCG GTACAGCCAGGCAGACGCCTTGAAGTACGTCGGCATAGAGAGGGAGACGGATATCATCTAG
- the RAMP2 gene encoding receptor activity-modifying protein 2, with translation MAPCVPTGSGRLSRGLLLLWALLGRGLCHTAGKAEGFGQEARTSPPMAKDNSTEEVYGAMAERCWEVFVDLMRNVTAPQLCDWKVISRPYSWLQACLEDSAEHLYYSYPNALAERFIFQSHHRYFHNCSVGNQVFDPPEDVLLAMVFAPICLIPFLVTVVIWRSKDGKAQP, from the exons ATGGCACCGTGCGTGCCGACGGGCTCCGGCCGCCTCTCCCGagggctcctcctgctctggg CGCTGCTGGGGCGGGGGCTGTGCCACACGGCCGGCAAGGCGGAGGGCTTCGGCCAGGAGGCGAGGACGAGCCCCCCGATGGCCAAGGACAACTCCACAG AGGAGGTGTACGGCGCCATGGCGGAGAGGTGCTGGGAGGTATTCGTCGACCTGATGAGGAACGTGACGGCACCGCAGCTGTGCGACTGGAAGGTCATCAGCAG GCCCTACAGCTGGCTGCAGGCGTGCTTGGAGGACTCGGCCGAACACCTCTACTACAGCTACCCCAACGCGCTGGCCGAGCGGTTCATCTTCCAGAGCCACCACCGCTACTTCCACAACTGCTCGGTGGGCAACCAGGTCTTCGACCCCCCCGAGGACGTGCTGCTGGCCATGGTCTTCGCCCCCATCTGCCTCATCCCCTTCCTCGTCACCGTCGTCATCTGGCGCAGCAAGGACGGCAAGGCGCAGCCCTaa
- the CNTNAP1 gene encoding contactin-associated protein 1, whose translation MGVRRLLGLLLAACASFLLPGPGCLARPCYDELVAPLYSSSIGASSRYNIFYSASFARLHSTSGWSPDPRDKQPWLQIDLMQKHRINAVATQGTFNTYDWLTRYIVLYGDHPTSWKPFFQQGSNWTFFGNVNESGVVRHDLHYPILARYIRIIPVAWNPRGKIGLRLGLYGCPYRSHVLYFDGDDAISYRFRAKKISTMEDDISFNFKTVEQDGVLMHGEGSQGDYITVELKQAQLFLHISLGSSPVHATEGHTTVAVGSLLDDQHWHSLHIERYGHHVNLTLDGEVKRFRCHGTFEHLDLETELFFGGVIDQDKQHLTYRQNFRGCVENIIFNGVNIADLARHRRSNIRFEGSVGHYCQDQVNTPITFAGINNYVQVPGIPRRNRLAVSFRFRSWDMAGLLLYTSFADRLGSLEMVLSQGQINVSIAQPGKKKLEFAAGHRLNDGFWHSVQLVAREGSAVVTIDDDDGAEFRVAHPFQLRTGSQYFFGGCPKPASLTGCRSNQTAFHGCLQMLSVDMQPVDLEMLVQHRLGKYADVFFNVCGITDRCTPNLCEHDSRCVQSWDDFMCICDLTGYKGETCHKSLYKESCDAYRVSGKTSGNYTIDPDGSGPLKPFTVYCDIREDRAWTIIRHNRHYATRVTGSSVDQPYLGAVEYWNASWAEVSALANASEYCEQRIELHCYNSRLLNTPSGLPYSFWMGRNNERHYYWGGSRPGIQRCACGLDKNCVDPQYFCNCDADHTLWRTDKGLLTFVDHLPVTQVVVGDTNRSGSEAQFLLGPLRCYGDRNTWNTVSFNRGAALLFPTFQANHSLDISFYFKTTAPSGVFLENPGTRNYVRVELNTTRDVVFAYDIGNGHENLTVRSAVPWNDDEWHQVKAELNVKLARLRVDKLPWVVRPAPPQSFVRLEFDRPLYVGAAEHKMRPFLGCLRALRMNGVTLNLEGKANETEGVRVNCTGHCQDPPVPCQNSGLCVERYSHYSCNCSISAFDGPFCNHDIGGYFEEGTWVRYNILPMSLYAAREFASIVSSPWQPLPGYNLTSEEVSFSFSTTSAPAVLLYVSSFVKDYMAVLIKDDGSLQLRYQLGTSPYVFALTTKPVTDGRPHHVNITRLHRTLYTQVDYLPVMEQQFSLFVDSKLDSPKNLYLGRVMETGVIDPEIQRYNTPGFSGCLSGVKFNSIVPLKAIFRPTSLVRPYSIRGELVESSCASMLPLTTILIPPEMDPWYMATEFPHVHDDGWIGIIIGFVTFLLLLLGGLLVLLYLYYHRYKGSYHTNEPKAIQDYGGTVKPLSVRKDQNLPQILEEAKGD comes from the exons ATGGGCGTTCGCCGCCTCCTCGGGCTCCTGCTCGCCGCTTGCgcctctttcctcctccccgGCCCCGGCTGCCTCGCAC GACCCTGTTACGATGAGCTGGTCGCGCCCCTCTACTCCTCGTCCATCGGTGCCTCCTCCAGATACAACATCTTCTACTCAGCCAGCTTCGCCCGGCTGCACA GCACCAGCGGCTGGTCCCCCGACCCCCGCGAcaagcagccctggctgcagatCGACCTGATGCAGAAGCACAGGATCAACGCGGTGGCCACGCAGGGGACCTTCAACACGTACGACTGGCTGACGCGCTACATCGTGCTCTACGGGGACCACCCCACCAGCTGGAAACCCTTTTTCCAACAGGGCAGCAACTGG ACGTTTTTTGGGAACGTGAATGAGAGCGGGGTGGTGCGGCACGACCTGCACTACCCCATCCTCGCCCGCTACATCCGCATCATCCCGGTGGCCTGGAACCCCCGGGGGAAGATCGGGCTGCGCCTGGGCCTCTACGGCTGCCCCTACC GGTCCCACGTGCTGTACTTCGACGGGGACGATGCCATCTCCTACCGCTTCCGTGCCAAAAAGATCAGCACCATGGAAGACGACATCTCCTTCAACTTCAAGACGGTGGAGCAGGACGGGGTGCTGATGCACGGGGAGGGCTCGCAGGGCGACTACATCACGGTGGAGCTCAAGCAagcccagctcttcctgcacaTCAGCTTAG gcagcagcccgGTGCACGCCACCGAGGGCCACACCACGGTGGCGGTGGGCAGCCTGCTGGACGATCAGCACTGGCACTCGCTGCACATCGAGCGCTACGGGCACCACGTCAACCTGACGCTGGACGGGGAGGTCAAACGCTTCCGCTGCCACGGCACCTTCGAGCACCTCGACCTCGAGACCGAG CTCTTCTTCGGGGGGGTGATCGACCAGGACAAGCAGCACCTCACCTACCGGCAAAACTTTCGGGGCTGCGTGGAGAACATCATCTTCAACGGGGTCAACATCGCCGACCTGGCCCGGCACCGGAGATCCAACATCCGCTTCGAG GGCAGCGTGGGCCACTACTGCCAGGACCAGGTGAACACCCCCATCACCTTCGCCGGCATCAACAACTACGTGCAGGTGCCGGGGATCCCCCGCAGGAACCGCCTGGCCGTCAGCTTTCGTTTCCGCTCCTGGGACATGGCCGGGCTCCTGCTCTACACCAGCTTCGCCGACCGCCTGGGCTCCCTGGAGATGGTGCTGAGCCAGGGCCAGATCAACGTCTCCATCGCCCAGCCCGGCAAGAAGAAGTTGGAGTTCGCTGCAG GGCATCGCCTGAACGACGGCTTCTGGCACTCGGTGCAGCTGGTGGCACGGGAAGGCTCGGCCGTGGTGACCATCGACGATGACGACGGTGCCGAATTTCGGGTGGCGCACCCCTTCCAGCTCCGCACCGGCAGCCAGTACTTCTTCGGAG GCTGCCCCAAGCCGGCCTCGCTCACCGGCTGCCGGTCGAACCAGACGGCTTTCCACGGCTGCCTGCAGATGCTGAGCGTCGACATGCAGCCCGTGGACCTGGAGATGCTGGTGCAGCACCGGCTGGGGAAGTACGCCGACGTCTTCTTCAACGTCTGCGGCATCACGGACAG GTGCACCCCCAACCTGTGCGAGCACGACAGCCGCTGCGTCCAGTCCTGGGACGACTTCATGTGCATCTGCGACCTGACGGGGTACAAGGGAGAGACCTGCCACAAAT CCCTTTACAAGGAGTCGTGCGATGCTTACCGGGTCAGCGGGAAGACCTCGGGGAACTACACCATCGACCCGGACGGCAGCGGGCCGCTCAAACCCTTCACGGTGTACTGTGACATACGAG aggaCCGAGCATGGACGATCATACGGCACAACCGCCACTACGCCACGCGGGTGACGGGTTCCAGCGTGGACCAGCCCTACCTGGGCGCCGTGGAGTACTGGAACGCCTCCTGGGCCGAGGTCTCGGCGCTGGCAAACGCCTCCGAGTACTGCGAGCAGCGCATCGAGCTGCACTGCTACAACTCCCGCCTGCTCAACACCCCCT CCGGGCTGCCCTACAGCTTCTGGATGGGCCGAAACAACGAGCGGCACTACTACTGGGGGGGCTCGCGGCCGGGCATCCAGCGCTGCGCCTGCGGGCTGGACAAGAACTGCGTCGACCCCCAGTACTTCTGCAACTGCGACGCCGACCACACGCTGtg GAGGACGGACAAGGGTCTGCTGACCTTCGTGGACCACCTGCCCGTCACGCAGGTGGTGGTGGGAGACACCAACCGCTCCGGCTCCGAAGCGCAGTTCCTGCTGGGGCCCCTGCGGTGCTATGGGGACC GCAACACCTGGAACACCGTCTCCTTCAACAGGGGCGCAGCCCTGCTCTTCCCCACCTTCCAGGCCAACCACAGCCTCGACATCTCCTTCTACTTCAAGACCACTGCCCCCTCCGGCGTCTTCCTGGAGAACCCCGGCACCCGAAACTACGTCCGCGTGGAGCTCAACA CCACCAGGGACGTGGTGTTTGCCTACGACATCGGGAACGGGCACGAGAACCTGACGGTGCGCTCGGCGGTGCCCTGGAACGACGACGAGTGGCACCAGGTGAAGGCTGAGCTCAACGTGAAGCTGGCCCGGCTGCGGGTGGACAAACTGCCCTGGGTGGTgcggccggccccgccgcagAGCTTCGTGCGCCTCGAGTTCGACAGACCCCTCTACGTCG GCGCAGCGGAGCACAAGATGCGCCCGTTCCTGGGGTGCCTGCGGGCGCTGCGGATGAACGGGGTGACGCTCAACCTGGAGGGCAAGGCCAACGAGACCGAGGGCGTGCGGGTCAACTGCACCGGGCACTGCCAGGACCCGCCGGTGCCCTGCCAGAACAGTGGGCTCTGCGTCGAGCGCTACAGCCACTACAGCTGCAACTGCAGCATCTCCGCCTTCGACGGGCCCTTCTGCAATCACG ATATTGGTGGGTACTTTGAGGAGGGCACGTGGGTGCGCTACAACATCCTGCCCATGTCGCTGTACGCCGCCCGCGAGTTCGCCAGCATCGtcagcagcccctggcagcccctgcccggCTACAACCTCACCAGCGAGGAGGTCAGCTTCAGCTTCAGCACCACCTCGGCGCCCGCCGTGCTGCTCTACGTCAGCTCCTTCGTCAAGGACTACATGGCCGTGCTCATCAAGGATGACG GGAGCCTGCAGCTGCGCTACCAGCTGGGCACCAGCCCCTACGTCTTCGCCCTCACCACCAAGCCGGTGACGGACGGGAGACCCCACCACGTCAACATCACCCGCCTGCACCGCACGCTGTACACGCAG GTGGATTACCTGCCCGTCATGGAGCAGCAGTTCTCTCTGTTCGTGGACAGCAAGCTGGACTCGCCCAAAAACCTGTACCTGGGGCGCGTGATGG AGACCGGCGTGATCGACCCCGAGATCCAGCGCTACAACACGCCCGGCTTCTCGGGCTGCCTCTCTGGGGTGAAGTTTAACAGCATCGTCCCCCTCAAAGCCATTTTCCGCCCCACCAGCCTGGTGCGGCCCTACAGCATCCGCGGGGAGCTGGTGGAGTCCAGCTGCGCCTCCATGCTGCCCCTCACCACCATCCTCATCCCCCCCGAGATGGACCCCTGGTACATGGCCACGG AGTTCCCCCACGTGCACGACGACGGCTGGATCGGGATCATCATCGGGT TCGTgacgttcctgctgctgctgctcgggggCTTGCTGGTGCTGCTCTACCTCTACTACCACCGCTACAAGGGCTCGTACCACACCAACGAGCCCAAGGCCATCCAGGACTACGGCGGCACCGTCAAACCGCTGTCGGTGCGCAAAGACCAGAACCTGCCCCAGATCCTGGAGGAGGCGAAAGGCGACtag